In Flammeovirgaceae bacterium 311, one DNA window encodes the following:
- a CDS encoding tetratricopeptide domain protein (COG0457 FOG: TPR repeat) encodes MKKKYLLLLFLFLPFAGWAQDRQEIKLADEYYQRGDLVKARQLYDELAGDEANISLIHNNYLSLLTSQEDFRAAERYLQRLIRNRANAERFQLDLAQVYSQQGDTKKADKLYHDIIEAAATNNFKTHTVAQQLMSNRLYEKALRTYERAREVQSSPDESYSLQMAVLYNLLGQQKQMFEEYFRYIRQQPNRVQQAKNMLQNTLTTPEDLQALETLLFEKVQQEPGNRQFSDLLIWLHLQQKNFYGAFVQARALQKRFKEGPDQLMEIGQIALENKDYAGAIKIFEYINGAFPDLPERYLARRYLILSREQLVKTTYPVDTLEIRKLISDYEQLVEDAENSPTAIDAQNSMAMLYAFYLDEKARATEILNMLIQNPRTPGRLRGQSKMALGDIYLLTGEPWEATLLYSQVEKAFKDDPLGYEAKLRNARLSYFKGEFGLAQGHLDVLKEATTREIANDAMALSQLIKNNSYLDSVDLPMQRYANTELLLFQNKKKEALQELDAMLTDYKGHSLTDDILYRQAQVYVELGEFQQAVDKLNLLVDNWSFDILADDAWFLRATLYEEYLKDHETAKEQYTEFLKRFPGSVYVAEARKRYRTLRGDFAN; translated from the coding sequence TTGAAAAAAAAATATTTGCTTCTGCTGTTCCTTTTTTTGCCCTTTGCAGGCTGGGCACAGGACAGGCAGGAAATAAAACTCGCTGATGAATATTACCAGCGCGGAGATCTGGTGAAAGCACGTCAGCTATATGATGAACTGGCAGGAGATGAAGCAAACATTTCGCTTATTCACAATAATTACCTAAGCCTGTTGACAAGTCAGGAAGACTTCCGGGCAGCAGAACGTTATTTGCAGCGGCTAATCCGTAACAGAGCAAATGCAGAACGTTTTCAACTGGATCTGGCACAGGTCTACAGCCAGCAGGGTGATACAAAGAAAGCTGATAAGCTCTACCATGATATTATAGAAGCTGCTGCTACCAATAACTTCAAAACCCATACAGTAGCGCAGCAGCTGATGTCTAATCGCTTATATGAGAAGGCACTGCGCACTTACGAAAGGGCTCGTGAGGTACAGTCTTCTCCTGATGAGTCTTATTCGCTTCAGATGGCTGTTCTTTACAATTTGCTTGGTCAGCAGAAGCAAATGTTTGAGGAGTACTTTCGTTATATCCGCCAGCAGCCCAATAGAGTGCAGCAGGCCAAAAATATGCTGCAGAATACTTTAACAACACCAGAAGACCTGCAGGCATTAGAGACTTTACTTTTTGAAAAGGTACAGCAGGAGCCTGGCAACAGACAGTTTTCCGATCTGCTCATCTGGCTGCACCTGCAGCAAAAGAACTTTTATGGTGCGTTTGTACAGGCAAGAGCCCTGCAGAAGCGTTTTAAAGAGGGGCCTGATCAACTCATGGAGATAGGGCAGATTGCCCTTGAGAATAAAGATTACGCAGGTGCCATCAAGATTTTTGAGTACATCAACGGGGCTTTTCCTGATTTACCGGAACGTTACCTGGCGCGCCGCTACCTGATACTCTCCCGCGAGCAGCTGGTAAAAACTACCTATCCGGTAGATACCCTGGAGATCCGAAAGCTGATCAGTGACTATGAACAACTGGTAGAAGATGCGGAAAACAGCCCCACGGCCATAGATGCACAAAACAGCATGGCCATGCTCTATGCTTTTTACCTGGACGAAAAAGCCAGGGCTACAGAGATCCTGAACATGCTGATCCAGAATCCGCGAACACCCGGGCGCCTTAGAGGACAAAGTAAAATGGCTTTAGGCGACATTTACCTGCTTACTGGAGAACCATGGGAAGCTACGCTGCTCTACTCACAGGTAGAGAAAGCATTCAAGGATGACCCGTTGGGTTATGAAGCTAAACTGCGCAATGCAAGGCTTTCCTATTTCAAGGGAGAGTTTGGCCTGGCACAGGGGCACCTTGATGTTTTAAAAGAGGCTACCACCCGTGAAATTGCCAATGATGCCATGGCGCTGAGTCAATTAATCAAAAACAATAGTTATTTAGACTCCGTAGACCTGCCGATGCAACGTTATGCCAACACAGAGCTGTTACTCTTCCAGAACAAGAAAAAAGAGGCTCTGCAGGAACTTGATGCTATGCTCACCGACTACAAGGGGCATAGCCTTACCGATGATATCCTTTACCGGCAGGCTCAGGTCTATGTAGAGCTTGGAGAATTTCAGCAGGCTGTTGATAAGTTAAACCTGCTGGTGGATAACTGGTCTTTCGATATTCTGGCAGATGATGCCTGGTTTCTAAGGGCAACACTCTACGAAGAGTATCTTAAAGATCATGAAACAGCTAAAGAGCAGTATACAGAATTCCTGAAGCGGTTTCCGGGTAGTGTTTATGTTGCTGAAGCAAGAAAACGCTACAGAACATTAAGAGGCGATTTTGCTAATTAG
- a CDS encoding amp-dependent synthetase and ligase (COG1022 Long-chain acyl-CoA synthetases (AMP-forming)) produces MKPSRLFDLITQQLKQFPKSDAVAYKQNGQWVSYSTEDVARIVDQMSIGLRKRGIEKGDHVAIISPNRPEWNFVDFGLQQLGAVSVPMYPTISEKEYRFIFEDAGVKMVFVADEDLYRKASIAAEGLPKAIEIYTFDTVAGAARWKEILREGKNEDVNQLIPLKAAVDTEDLLTIIYTSGTTGTPKGVMLTHHNILSNAQSVADLFPEVGPDMRILSFLPICHIFERTAIYAYLNIGASIYYAENMETIGENLKEVKPHVFTTVPRLLEKVYGKIVAKGSELKGIKKTLFFWALELGKRHDPAADQGSWYNFQLRLANKIIFDKWREALGGNIQMIVSGAAALQPRLARIFWSAGIPVCEAYGLTETSPGISFTRNDASRVQIGYVGELLEGVQVKIAEDGEILVKGPNIMKGYYQRPDLTAEVIDAEGWFHTGDVGELKDNRFLRITDRKKEMFKTSGGKYVAPQVLENKLKESTLIEQVMVIGEGQRFPAALIVPDFNALRNWCLHNGVKYTSDAYIIKSQEVQEKFQQELEKYNKDFGQWERVKQFRLIAEPWSIENGELTPTLKLKRRRIMEEYELLVRSIYEENESDASEKEFSIME; encoded by the coding sequence ATGAAACCCAGCCGCCTGTTTGATTTAATTACACAACAGCTTAAGCAGTTTCCAAAATCTGATGCGGTAGCTTACAAGCAAAATGGCCAATGGGTAAGCTATAGTACGGAAGATGTTGCTCGCATAGTAGACCAGATGAGCATAGGGCTACGTAAGCGCGGCATTGAAAAAGGAGACCATGTAGCTATCATCTCGCCCAACCGACCCGAATGGAATTTTGTAGACTTTGGCCTGCAACAGCTTGGTGCCGTGAGTGTGCCCATGTATCCTACCATATCTGAGAAAGAATACAGATTTATTTTTGAAGATGCTGGTGTAAAAATGGTGTTTGTGGCCGATGAAGACCTGTACCGGAAAGCAAGCATTGCTGCAGAAGGTTTGCCAAAAGCCATAGAGATATACACCTTCGATACGGTAGCAGGAGCAGCCCGCTGGAAGGAAATCCTGCGAGAGGGCAAAAATGAAGATGTAAATCAGTTAATACCACTCAAAGCAGCGGTAGATACGGAAGATCTGCTGACGATCATCTATACCTCGGGGACTACCGGAACGCCAAAAGGCGTTATGCTAACGCATCACAATATTCTTAGCAATGCACAATCGGTAGCGGATCTCTTTCCGGAGGTTGGCCCCGATATGCGCATTTTAAGCTTTTTGCCTATTTGCCATATTTTTGAACGCACAGCCATTTATGCATATCTTAATATAGGCGCCAGCATTTATTACGCCGAGAACATGGAAACCATTGGTGAAAACCTGAAGGAGGTTAAGCCACATGTTTTTACAACGGTGCCACGTTTGCTGGAGAAAGTATATGGCAAAATAGTAGCAAAAGGATCTGAACTCAAGGGGATTAAAAAAACGCTCTTTTTCTGGGCGCTGGAGCTGGGAAAACGCCACGACCCTGCAGCAGACCAGGGCAGCTGGTACAATTTTCAGCTTAGGCTGGCCAACAAAATTATTTTTGATAAATGGCGCGAAGCATTGGGCGGTAACATACAGATGATCGTTTCCGGTGCAGCTGCCCTGCAACCGCGACTGGCCAGAATATTCTGGTCGGCGGGCATTCCTGTGTGTGAGGCCTATGGTCTAACAGAAACTTCGCCTGGTATAAGCTTTACCCGAAACGATGCCAGCAGGGTGCAGATTGGTTACGTAGGTGAGCTGCTGGAAGGCGTACAGGTGAAAATAGCAGAAGATGGTGAGATCCTGGTAAAGGGCCCCAACATTATGAAAGGCTATTACCAGCGGCCCGACCTTACTGCAGAGGTGATAGATGCAGAGGGCTGGTTCCATACCGGCGATGTGGGAGAATTGAAAGATAACCGATTCCTGCGCATTACCGACCGCAAAAAAGAAATGTTCAAAACCTCGGGTGGCAAGTATGTTGCCCCGCAGGTGCTGGAAAATAAGCTAAAGGAGTCAACATTAATTGAACAGGTCATGGTGATTGGAGAGGGCCAGCGTTTTCCGGCTGCCCTGATTGTACCAGATTTTAACGCCCTGCGCAACTGGTGCCTCCACAATGGGGTAAAGTATACTTCAGATGCCTACATCATCAAGTCTCAGGAGGTACAGGAAAAGTTTCAGCAGGAGCTGGAGAAATACAACAAGGATTTTGGGCAATGGGAAAGGGTAAAGCAATTCAGGCTGATAGCAGAG